AGGATTGTCCTCAGGCCAAGGAATGGGTTCCAGTCCTAGCGGCACTTTGAAATCGACCTCTAATTTAGCTTTAACTGCAGGAGGATGGCTTTTTAGAGGGTCTTCTGCAGCTATAAGAAAAGTACTGCTAATTGTCAGAAAGAAGACAAAAGCCCTGAGCATGGTTTTCTCCAAATAAGACGCAATGAATTAAATCGGCATATTGGCAAAACCCTTATAATTTTTCAAATTTGTTGTATACATTTCCATCCGCTCTTGATAAAAAGACAAGAATGAATGAAAAAGTCAAAACTCCACACCCTACTTTCCTGCAATCCTTGCAAACGCTTCTTACCTTGACGAAAGAAACGAAAGAAATTCGTTTGCAGCAAATGTTTGCCATACTTTCCGGTAAAGGCTATGCAGCTTTGCTCATCTTGATCAGCTTCCCCTTCTGCTTGCCCATCCAAATTCCCGGCTTCTCACTCTTTTTTGGCGCACTTCTTGCCTTCATCGGATTGCGCCTTGCCTTCGGAAAGCATCCCTGGTGGCCTAAATGGATGCTAAACAAAACGGTCAAAAGTAAAAATTTGGAAACCGCAGTAGAAAAAACTATCCACGCTGTAATCTACTGCAAGAAAATCCTAAAGCCACGCTTTACATTCCTTGCGCGCAATCCCTTACTGCATCGCATGCACGGGATAGTAATATTAATCCTTTCCTTACTGCTTGCGATTCCCATTCCCCTCCCCTTCACCAATATGGTCGTGGCAATACCCATTCTTTTTTTTGGCTTAGGACTATTAGAAGAAGACGGAATATTCATCTTCATCGCTTATATGCTATCATTTTTAGGGATCGGTCTATTTTTTGGGATATTCTGGTACAGCAAAGGCCATCTGGAAAGGATACTTTCCTAAGAATGATGGTGCGGGATCTTATCCCACAACGCTTTTTTAAACCACGCAGGGACTTTGTCCACCATCATCTCCATTTCCTTACCTTCTCTAACTTTAGCCAAACAGATGTGTTGGTGTCCTGAGTTATCAAAGATATATGCACGGTGAACATATTTAACAGCATCGTAAAGCAAGTCTAAAGATAGAGCGTATCTCTCTACAATCTTATCTACAGGAACAAAGAGGCCGCCCATCTTTTCACGATAGCGTACTCTGGAAATATTAATTTCTGGGTCTTCTGTAGCAATATAGTATAAATACGTTTTGTATCCGCTTTCTTGAGCCTTCTTGAGAACTTTGATCTTCTCAGGGGATGCCATCACTGTCTCTATAGTGAAAGTACGCTCCGCTTCGATCAACTTGTGACGAATATAATCTGCTGTCACAGAAGCATAAAAGGCGTTCACCTCTACTCCGTGATAGTAAAGTTTATTGTCTTTAAGAAAAAGATAGCGCGCTTGAGCAAGAAGTCCTTCTCTTTCTAAAAGCGAAGATTGGGAGAAAAATTCTAATAAGTCCTGTGAAGTGGAACAAATGCCATAATGCTTTAAATCTAGAAATTGCTGCTTATGGACTTTCTTCTCAATCTCGTCAGGATTGACATAGATGCCCAGCAGTTTTGTAGGGATGACGGAAGTGATCGTGCTTTTACCGGATCCGTGCGGCCCGGCAAACATACGCAAACGCAGATGGCTATTCGTCATAAAATCTCCACCTTCTGCCCTATTGTCACATCCATAGTAGGTTGTAACTTTCTTACCACCTGACGGCGGCCGTCAGGGAAAATCTCAACCAGATTACCGTCTCGTCTTTCTAGGACGCTGCCACCGGATGCTAATGCATGCCAATACGCCCTTGTCACCGCTGCATCTGCTATTTCAGGGATGCTCTCCTCCAAAAAACATATCATCTCTTCATTCATATCCATAAGCCGTACCTAGTTATGACTTACCTTAGATAATACATTTGTAAGAGAAATTCAAGCCTATTTTTGAGTCTTAAGCCACATGTCAGTAACAATCTCTGCCGCCTCTTTTAGCTCGATTCTAGGGAATACCTTCCATGCGCTCTTCGCTTCGCTCATTCACACATTTAGAGGACCTTATTGAACGTAGATTTCCGTTTTCAACAACTGATAGCAATTTTGAACCAATCCACTCTCGTATGCATGTGTAGAAAGTAAACGGCAATTACAACCTGTTTCCATCTTATGGAAAAGTGGTATCCCCTTACCTAATATCACCGGAATAGTAGAAACTGTCATTCTCTCAATAAGAGATAAGCGCAGGAATTCAGCAATAGTCTCTCCCCCGTCTACCCAAACATGCTTTGCGCCTTCTTTTCCAAGTATCTCTACCAGTTCAAGAATATCGCCGTCATAAAGTTCAGCATCTTTCCTTACAGCCTTCAAGGTCTTGCTCAATACAATGACCCTTTTCCCTTTGTAGGGCCAATTCGAAAAGCCATTTACAACTTCATAGGTTTTTCTACCCATGACGATCACATCAATATTGAGCAGGAAATTTCTGAAACCAAAGTCCTCATCATTCATGTAGACAACATCCAGCCAATCTAAATTGCCTTCTTCCGTTGCAATGTAACCATCTAAACTCGTAGCTAAGAACACTGAGATTTTAGGTTTTAAATTCTTTTTATCCATAACAATAACCCCCTATCCTTTTATACCTACATAAATATCCACCGGCTTATTACTTTCAGTAGCAAACCTACTATCGTACACCTCAAAATCAACAACGTAAGTGCGTTTTAAACTGCCATTCCAAATGCTTACCCATGTGTTTAACACACTCTGGGGAAATTCCCCCTTTGCTTCATATTTAGCATAGTCTGAGGCTGGAATCACTTTAGCGACCAAACCTGCGGGTATGTTATCCATGGAAGAAACCATGCAGCCGATCATGCATGTGTAGGGGGCAGTATAATCCCCTTCATATTCACAATAAAGAGCGTATACATCGTCGGAGATCTTAGGGATTTGGCTCATGATATTTTCAGTATAGAACCTTCCCCAAAGCTGAGGTATATCCTTAGAAGCGGCACCCGGCATATTAGAAGTCCGGCATTCGATTCCCATAATATATTTTTTCTGTACTTTCACGATGGAAGAATCTGTCATATAAAATCTCTTGGAACTTGAATTAATGAGGAGAACAATCGCATTATTTCATATTTTACAGAGAATCAAACAAATGTAAATAGTTAAATCAATGTAAACATCAACAATTAATTGAATGTTTCCTCGTGTAAAATTATATCTACGTTAATAGCCAAAGATGATGACTACTAAAGAGCTATACAGTTTTTTTTAAAGAACTTAGCAATAAAACCGCATCCTCACCCTTCCTCTCTATTTCAGCATCCGAGGAAGGATTGCTAACCCTGAAAGTACGCGGGGTCACATTGATAAAATCCTGAGAGATAGGTTTAGGAAGGATAGGACGAAAAGGCATCTTGCTCAATACAGAGGGAGGAATCACTACAAGGGGGGGAATCATTACAGATTGCGAGTTATTCGAAATGTTTTCTAATTCAGAATCTTTTTGAGATACCAATTTACGCTTTTTATTCAGTGACCTCACTTTTTCTTTCTCTAGTCTCTTCGCTTCAGTACCTAACTCTAAAAGTTGAGCTAAGTACTGTGTTCTGCGCTTAATTAAATTTTTCTTATGTTTTCTTATATCCGAACAGCATCTTCCAGGAAACATTGACAAAATTTCATTGCTTATCATTTTTTCGCAATCCAATTTAAGCAAAACCCTATTCTCATCTTTAGTCCAAGTAGATTTAGAGGTATTTCTCATAAAGGCAAATTCTTCTTTTACCCCTTCCCAAATTTCTTTTAATTCTTCCTTAGGCACAAATAACTTTTTAGATACTTCACAAATAGGAATTCTTAGCTCTTTAGAATTAATAACTATTAATTCTAAATGCTTATTAGTAAAATTTAAATTTAACGAGCTTATCGACATAAATACTTATAATTATATTAATAAAAAACTGTAGATTGTTAGTTTATTGATTTTTTATATTATTTAGATATATTTACTTTAAATGCCTCATTTTTTCCCCTTTCAAGAAACTGAATCGGGTCAAGATTTCCCATGTAAACAATTAACTTACCTATTAAGCCCGTCCAACCCGTCTGATGGCTGGCACCAAGACCTGCACCCGTATCCCCATTGAAATACTCATAGAAAAGCAAGTTGTCCCTCCAAAATTCGTCCTTCTGAAAAGTCTCAGTAGAACCAAACACAGCTCGTTTACCCTCCTCATCACGTAAGAAGATCTTAATTAAACGATTTACTAGTTCGTGTCCTACTTCAAATAGGTTCATCATCTTACCTGAACCTGTGGGGCACTCCACTTTCAAGGTATCCCCATAATATAAGTAAAACTGCATCAGCGCCCGGATGATTAGGACGTTGATAGGAATCCATAAGGGGCCTCTCCAATTAGAATTCCCCCCGAACATCCCCGAATCAGATTCTCCAGGCAGATATTCAACACGATATTCTGTTCCTTCTGTATTAAAAACATAGGGATGTTCTTGGTGATATTTCGAGAGGGCCCGAATCCCATACTCGCTTAGAAACTCTTTTTCATCCAGCAAGGTCGCTAAAATACGTTTTAAGCGTTCTTCATTGACCAAAGCAATGATGGACCGATCAGCATAGCCTGTACGATCGCTTGATGAATGCTGAACCGTTTTCAGCAACTCAGGCATTTGCAGAAGACGCTTACGGAACTTCGTTTTAAGGCGGGATACCCTTTCGATTTGCCATTTCTCAATCACTGTCGTCGCACATAAAGGGAGCAGCCCTACGATAGAGCGAACCTTGAGGCGTGTGCTTGTACCGTCCGGTTGTCGCAACAGATCATAGTAAAATCCATCTTCTTCATCCCACATTCCCTCCTGGCCCATACGGTTTAGTGCCGATGCAATCCACAGAAAGTGTTCTTCGTATTTGATAGCAAGGTCTTCATAGGCAGGATCCACTGCTGTCAATTCGATACTTAGCTCAAGCATATTCTGACTAAATAAAGCCATCCACGCAGTACCATCCGCTTGCTCCAAATTACCACCTGTGGGCAAAGATGAACTGCGGTCGAAGACGCCTATATTATCCAAGCCCAGAAAGCCACCTTCGAATACATTTTTTCCAAAGCGGTCCTTCCGATTAACCCACCAGTTGAAATTCAACATGAGCTTGTTAAAGGCCCGTTTGAGGAAATCATAATCCACTTTGCCCGTCATTCCCATTTCGGAGCGCATCAGGAAAAGCGTTGCCCATGCATGGACGGGAGGGTTCACATCACTAAAATTCCACTCGTAGGCAGGGATTTGGCCATTCGGGTGCAAATATATTTCCTTCAGCATCAAGCTCAGTTGCTCTTTAGCAAAGTCGATATCCACTTGAGAAAGCGCGATGGAATGGAAAGCAAGGTCCCAGGCAGCATACCAAGGGTATTCCCATTTGTCCGGCATGGAGATAATGTGGTCATTGATCATATGAAACCACTCTTTATTGCGTGATTCCTTGCTGGGCAAGCTAAAAGGGTCTGCTTGCCTTTCTCTCAACCATTTGTCCACCTCAAACAGATAGTATTGTTTGCTCCAAAGCATCCCTGCCATAGCTTGGCGTAGGACACGCTTTTTATCGCTATCCATTCCTATAGACATTGCATTGTAGAACTCATCCGCCTCTTTCAATCTAACTTCAAAGATCCTATCAAAGTCCGCACCAAGCAGTGCATCAATCTGCCCCTCTCCTTTCCTTAAACGCAGCTTAACGGAAGCTGAGCCGCCGCCTTGAATGGAGAGCAGATAGTGTGGAGAAACTTTTGATCCTATTTCCTCCGCATTGACAGCCCCTTTATTACCATGAATGACGTAGTCGTTGATTCCATCCTTTACAAAGGATGAGTTGTTAGCTGTACCAAAAAGCCTTTCATTATTTGTTTCATTTTCAGTAAAAAGAAGAGGAGCGTCCCCCTCGCAATACAGAAAATAGTCCCCCAATTTCTCCATAGAAGCTATGACAGTGGATCCCTTCCCTTCGAACCTTTTAAGAGTAGGCTTCGTCACGTCCTTGCCGTAAGTCCACGTATTTCTAAACCATAAAGTCGGTAGAAGATGTAGAGAAGCAGGCTCCTTTCCTCTATTAAAAGCGTTTATCTTAACTAAGATATCTTCAGGACCCTCTTTAGCATATTCGATATAGACATCGAAATATTTGTTCTCGTTGAAAATACCCGTATCGATTAGTTCAAATTCCTTTTCAGTTCGACTCCGTTTACTGTTTTCAGTGACCAATTGAGAATAGGGATAGGCATTCTGAGGATATTTATAGAGGTACTTCATGTAAGAATGCGTGGGAGTGCTGTCTAAGTAGTAATAGTATTCCTTAACATCTTCACCGTGGTTGCCTTCCTGGTTTGTCAGTCCAAAATGACGTTCCTTTAGAATAGAATCCTGACCATTCCAAAGCGCTAGAGCAAAACATAAATTCTGTTTATCGTCCGAGATACCCGCAATACCGTCTTCACCCCAACGGTATGCTCTGGAACGGGCTTGGTCATGCGAAAAGTACGCCCATGCGTTGCCATCTTCACTATAATCCTCTCGGACAGTGCCCCATTGCCTTTCACTCAAATAGGGCCCCCAGAGCTTCCAAAGTAGAGATTCATTTTTCGCTTCAATCAACCGGGATTTCTCAACATTGGTCGAAGAATTTGCGCTCATTACGGCTCCTAAAAACTAAAAAAAAGACAATACAATAAGTATAAATAAAAATTTACAACTCACCAAAGCAGTTGCAAATTTCCGATAGAAAGCATTAAATTCAGAGGTATCAAACTATTGAGACCCCATGTTACTTAAGAATATGAGACTCATCGGCATAGTATTGGCGGTGATCGGATTAAGTTATCTTTATATGTATGCAACAGTTCCTGCACAAGCAGCGAGGCACTCCTCCATTGCAGTATTAGTTACAGCCATTGCAATTTTCATTGCAGGGGTAATGCTGATCTTCAACTCAAGAAAGTTTTAAACACAAAGTCCTGGCAATAATTTCCTCCCCTTTCGTATTCTCCAACCATCAATGACCACCAGGGGTGCTTATCTCCATTCAGGATGTAAGCTGAGAAATACCCTTAAACCTGATCTGGATTATGCCAGCGTAGGAAGAGTGACGATATTATGATGTTATTTTATTTTTCCATTTCGCCTGGTGGTTTTTTCCCAACAATAAGGAGAGGACCCCCTGATGATCCCCATTTCAAGAGCATTATGCTCAACACTGCATACCACCCCCCTTTTGCGAGCTTCACTGCATCAAAGCAAAATAGATTTGCATTTAGTGACCCATCGCGAGGATGCACAGGATGAAGAAGATTTTGTCGTGCGTGCTGTTGCATCGGTACAGGGAGGTGCCAGATACGTGCAGATGCGCGATACCACCAAAAACTTGCAGGCCTGCTTAAAGACAGCTTACCGCCTTAAAGCCCTTTTACATGGGAGGGCGCGCCTTATTGTAAACAACTATGTCGAGGTTGCACATGCCGTCAAGGCAGGGGTACATTTAGGGCAAAATGACTTCCCTGTAGCTGAAGCGAGAAAACTGTTAGGGAAGAAGGCGATCATTGGCCTTACCGTCAATAACTTAGAGCAGGTCATCCTCGCCAATAAACAACCTGTCAACTACATTGGGGTGCAGGTTTTCCCTTCAGAACAAACCAAGCCGGGAGTAGAGAATTGTCTAGGGATGGATTTCAAGAAAGTGTGCCAAATTTCGCGACACCCCCTTGTACTTATTGGAGGGCTGACCCATGAAACCATTCCGTCGCTCCTCTCCTATCTTCGTCCTGGGGATGGCATCGCAATGGTCGGTTCACTTTGGCGAGGTTCCAATCCCTGTGCTGAAGCACAATCCATCCGCACCCTTCTAGACACCCCCTTACTTAGAAAGGAACCGCCCCACGAATTTCCCTTGCGTCGTAGATAATCAAATGATATTATCTAGAGTAATCACCTGCCACGAGGGGCAATAGCTCAGTTGGTTAGAGCAGCGGACTCATAACCCGCTGGTCCTTGGTTCAAGTCCAAGTTGCCCCACTTTTTTCCATCATCATGCGACCATTATATTTCCTTTTTTTGAATCTGCTTTTCGTCACGTCAATTTTCGACGAGAATCTCAGCCATTTACTAAGCCAAATCCCGATTGAAGATGTTTACGAATGAGAGAATTTGCTGATCGACAATTCATCATGAATCAGGCTGCGCATCCCTTATTTTTTAATAATAAATCCTGCAGTTTATCTGCAGTACCAGCTTATTCATCCGGCATAACTTATGAAGATTCACTTTTATTAAATGATTGGAAGTATTTAAAAAATACGAGGGTAAGTTTCGAAATCCAAATTTTATTTTATCATCATCATTAAATAAATTTGGTTCAATAGCGATTGTTATTAAAACTTTTGAAACAGAAGAAGTCAACTCTTGAAGAAAATAGATAGAATAATTACTATTAAAAATCTATCTAAGATAAATGATTTAATTATGATTAGCAGTAATTTTAATAATGTTATTTTTGAGGGAGATTTAGATCTTTATTCAAATAAAATAATGAATAGTGAAATTGAATCTTTTCTACCTCCAAATGGTGAAGAATTATCTTACAATCGTGCTTATGGGGACATCCTTTTATATGCAGAGGAATCTTTGCGCACAATCTATTCTGCAGTTGATTTAATAAAAAGCAAAGAAATAGACGATACAGATTTATTTATAGAGACATTAAAGTTTTTAGCATCCGAACGGCAAGCTTTAGCAAAAAAACAGGGAACATTTGATGCCGAAAGTTTTGGTCTCATTCCAAAATTTAGTTATTTTAGAAATAGTACTCCACTACTTCAGAGGTACACATTTTATGCAAATAAAATATTAAATAATTTTGCAAATGAACTTAGGTGTAGTGAAATTAAAAGTGGTAATAGTCTTTTGTTTGTAAACAAACCAAATTATAAAATTGAACTTTGTCTCAATTACGCCAATGATTCTGAATTTGAAGCTGGAGCTATTAGAATTGAAGAAACTATTGTTACATATTATACTATGAGTACTTGTTTAGATCGTCTTGCGCAAATTTTTAACGAGAAAATCGATCAAAAAATACATTTAAAGTTACATGCTCAAAAAATTAATGATAACTGGCTACCTCTTTGCATAGTTTCCATTATTAATGGAAAAATTGGAATTCTACAAGCATCTACAAATGAAAATGCTGTCATTTTAGGTTATGCCAAATCTCTCTTTTTGCAAGCCTTAAAATGGGAAAAGAGCCAAGATAATAAGGAACTAATTACATTAATAGCAAAATTG
This Parachlamydiales bacterium DNA region includes the following protein-coding sequences:
- a CDS encoding exopolysaccharide biosynthesis protein, coding for MNEKVKTPHPTFLQSLQTLLTLTKETKEIRLQQMFAILSGKGYAALLILISFPFCLPIQIPGFSLFFGALLAFIGLRLAFGKHPWWPKWMLNKTVKSKNLETAVEKTIHAVIYCKKILKPRFTFLARNPLLHRMHGIVILILSLLLAIPIPLPFTNMVVAIPILFFGLGLLEEDGIFIFIAYMLSFLGIGLFFGIFWYSKGHLERILS
- a CDS encoding zeta toxin family protein, whose amino-acid sequence is MTNSHLRLRMFAGPHGSGKSTITSVIPTKLLGIYVNPDEIEKKVHKQQFLDLKHYGICSTSQDLLEFFSQSSLLEREGLLAQARYLFLKDNKLYYHGVEVNAFYASVTADYIRHKLIEAERTFTIETVMASPEKIKVLKKAQESGYKTYLYYIATEDPEINISRVRYREKMGGLFVPVDKIVERYALSLDLLYDAVKYVHRAYIFDNSGHQHICLAKVREGKEMEMMVDKVPAWFKKALWDKIPHHHS
- a CDS encoding dihydrofolate reductase family protein, whose product is MDKKNLKPKISVFLATSLDGYIATEEGNLDWLDVVYMNDEDFGFRNFLLNIDVIVMGRKTYEVVNGFSNWPYKGKRVIVLSKTLKAVRKDAELYDGDILELVEILGKEGAKHVWVDGGETIAEFLRLSLIERMTVSTIPVILGKGIPLFHKMETGCNCRLLSTHAYESGLVQNCYQLLKTEIYVQ
- a CDS encoding GyrI-like domain-containing protein, which codes for MTDSSIVKVQKKYIMGIECRTSNMPGAASKDIPQLWGRFYTENIMSQIPKISDDVYALYCEYEGDYTAPYTCMIGCMVSSMDNIPAGLVAKVIPASDYAKYEAKGEFPQSVLNTWVSIWNGSLKRTYVVDFEVYDSRFATESNKPVDIYVGIKG
- a CDS encoding glucosidase — its product is MSANSSTNVEKSRLIEAKNESLLWKLWGPYLSERQWGTVREDYSEDGNAWAYFSHDQARSRAYRWGEDGIAGISDDKQNLCFALALWNGQDSILKERHFGLTNQEGNHGEDVKEYYYYLDSTPTHSYMKYLYKYPQNAYPYSQLVTENSKRSRTEKEFELIDTGIFNENKYFDVYIEYAKEGPEDILVKINAFNRGKEPASLHLLPTLWFRNTWTYGKDVTKPTLKRFEGKGSTVIASMEKLGDYFLYCEGDAPLLFTENETNNERLFGTANNSSFVKDGINDYVIHGNKGAVNAEEIGSKVSPHYLLSIQGGGSASVKLRLRKGEGQIDALLGADFDRIFEVRLKEADEFYNAMSIGMDSDKKRVLRQAMAGMLWSKQYYLFEVDKWLRERQADPFSLPSKESRNKEWFHMINDHIISMPDKWEYPWYAAWDLAFHSIALSQVDIDFAKEQLSLMLKEIYLHPNGQIPAYEWNFSDVNPPVHAWATLFLMRSEMGMTGKVDYDFLKRAFNKLMLNFNWWVNRKDRFGKNVFEGGFLGLDNIGVFDRSSSLPTGGNLEQADGTAWMALFSQNMLELSIELTAVDPAYEDLAIKYEEHFLWIASALNRMGQEGMWDEEDGFYYDLLRQPDGTSTRLKVRSIVGLLPLCATTVIEKWQIERVSRLKTKFRKRLLQMPELLKTVQHSSSDRTGYADRSIIALVNEERLKRILATLLDEKEFLSEYGIRALSKYHQEHPYVFNTEGTEYRVEYLPGESDSGMFGGNSNWRGPLWIPINVLIIRALMQFYLYYGDTLKVECPTGSGKMMNLFEVGHELVNRLIKIFLRDEEGKRAVFGSTETFQKDEFWRDNLLFYEYFNGDTGAGLGASHQTGWTGLIGKLIVYMGNLDPIQFLERGKNEAFKVNISK
- a CDS encoding thiamine phosphate synthase, which produces MIPISRALCSTLHTTPLLRASLHQSKIDLHLVTHREDAQDEEDFVVRAVASVQGGARYVQMRDTTKNLQACLKTAYRLKALLHGRARLIVNNYVEVAHAVKAGVHLGQNDFPVAEARKLLGKKAIIGLTVNNLEQVILANKQPVNYIGVQVFPSEQTKPGVENCLGMDFKKVCQISRHPLVLIGGLTHETIPSLLSYLRPGDGIAMVGSLWRGSNPCAEAQSIRTLLDTPLLRKEPPHEFPLRRR